In one window of Paraflavitalea soli DNA:
- a CDS encoding MDR family MFS transporter: MLLRIAHTYRASFTGLSRETWLLSSIILINRAGTMVVPFMSMYITQNMHRSVADAGIVITLFGIGSVLGSAAGGYLIDKVGFRPVQIIASITGGILFILFGMVQHFTTLCALTVGMSFVAESFRPANVAAIAAYSAPANLTRSYSLNRLAMNIGWAVGSSMAGILAAINYHLLFWVEGIAYILVGLLIIALLPRTRGGPVKTIQTTTPAKKKSPWKDPFLLRFLVLTTLYMTCFILMFRLVPVFWKEELHINESVIGLLLGLNGVIIALFEMVLVGHWERKQRHVYYIVAGVVATGVAYLCLTLPRLPALFIATASVLFLTFGEMMAMPFINTVVMQRADEQSRGKYAAAYALSWSVANITGPVGGALVVMQGGYTLLWGILAGLCLVCAFIFNRLRDQNISKESRSSVS; the protein is encoded by the coding sequence ATGCTACTGAGAATCGCACATACCTACCGCGCTTCCTTCACCGGCCTGAGCCGGGAAACCTGGCTGCTGAGTTCTATTATACTCATCAACCGGGCCGGTACGATGGTCGTACCTTTTATGAGCATGTACATCACGCAAAACATGCACCGTAGTGTAGCAGATGCCGGTATTGTGATCACCTTGTTTGGTATTGGTTCCGTGCTGGGGTCTGCTGCGGGCGGCTACCTGATCGATAAGGTAGGATTCAGGCCCGTACAGATCATTGCTTCTATTACAGGCGGTATCTTGTTTATTCTTTTTGGGATGGTACAGCATTTTACCACATTGTGTGCTTTGACAGTAGGGATGAGCTTTGTGGCCGAGTCTTTCAGGCCTGCCAACGTGGCTGCCATTGCGGCTTATTCAGCACCGGCCAACCTTACACGATCCTATTCCCTCAACAGGCTGGCAATGAATATAGGCTGGGCCGTAGGTAGTTCCATGGCAGGCATACTGGCCGCTATCAATTATCACCTGCTGTTTTGGGTGGAAGGGATTGCCTATATTCTGGTGGGGTTGCTGATAATTGCGTTGTTGCCCCGTACCCGTGGAGGACCGGTAAAAACAATACAGACAACCACGCCTGCAAAAAAGAAGTCCCCCTGGAAAGACCCCTTCCTGTTGCGCTTCCTGGTATTGACTACCCTTTATATGACATGCTTTATCCTCATGTTTAGGCTGGTACCTGTATTCTGGAAAGAAGAATTGCATATCAATGAGTCTGTGATCGGTTTATTGCTGGGACTGAATGGTGTGATCATTGCCTTGTTTGAGATGGTATTGGTAGGTCACTGGGAGCGTAAGCAGCGGCATGTGTATTACATTGTGGCAGGGGTGGTGGCTACAGGCGTGGCTTATTTATGCCTCACCCTGCCCCGCTTACCTGCCTTGTTCATTGCTACTGCGTCTGTACTCTTCCTCACTTTCGGAGAAATGATGGCCATGCCCTTTATCAATACAGTGGTCATGCAAAGGGCCGATGAACAAAGCCGCGGTAAATATGCGGCCGCTTATGCGTTGTCCTGGTCGGTGGCCAATATCACAGGCCCCGTGGGCGGCGCCCTGGTGGTGATGCAGGGTGGCTATACCTTGCTTTGGGGCATACTGGCAGGTTTGTGCCTGGTCTGTGCGTTTATTTTTAACCGGCTGCGCGATCAAAACATATCTAAAGAATCACGATCTTCGGTTTCATGA
- a CDS encoding DoxX family membrane protein: MEWKIAFAQLFLRLALGITYLVPALDRLGVWGPPGAKQVSWGNWSSFSTYAHQVMSFLPYRLAEVLAIIATISEIIFGVMLIAGWYTQWVALGSGLLLLFFALSMAVSFGITSPLNYSVFTASAASFLLAAIPAYAWSIDALGATGNIK; this comes from the coding sequence ATGGAATGGAAAATAGCTTTTGCACAATTGTTCCTGCGATTGGCGCTGGGCATCACTTACCTGGTGCCGGCACTTGACAGATTAGGCGTATGGGGGCCTCCCGGGGCAAAACAGGTGAGCTGGGGCAACTGGTCGAGCTTCAGCACCTATGCCCACCAGGTAATGTCCTTTTTGCCCTATCGATTGGCAGAGGTGTTGGCAATCATTGCTACCATTAGTGAAATCATTTTTGGGGTGATGCTGATTGCTGGTTGGTATACACAGTGGGTAGCCCTCGGCAGTGGACTGTTGTTATTGTTTTTTGCTTTGAGTATGGCTGTGTCCTTTGGCATTACCTCACCACTCAATTATTCCGTATTCACAGCCAGTGCAGCCAGCTTCCTGCTGGCCGCCATTCCTGCTTATGCCTGGAGTATTGACGCATTGGGTGCCACTGGAAACATAAAATAA
- a CDS encoding haloalkane dehalogenase, whose product METKQTNPATSLSNEPVITTRDNHPRKQARVLDATMSYIDVGQGDPVVFLHGNPTSSFLWRNIIPWLSKYRRCLAPDLIGMGQSGKSPGKSYRFVDHAAYLDAWFESVGLEKDIILVLHDWGSALGFHRAFRFPEQIKGIAYMEAIVQPRLWSDFPHGRDAIFRALRSEKGEKMILEDNFFIETVLPKSIIRTLAPEEMDAYRAPFQHPEHRLPTLSFPREIPIEGEPPHIVAVVEQYGKWMAEAPFPKLLISAEPGALLVGRALDFARTWPNQREVSVKGIHYIQEDSPAEIGEAVREFVLNDCLV is encoded by the coding sequence ATGGAAACAAAACAAACAAACCCGGCAACATCCCTCAGCAATGAGCCTGTTATTACCACCCGCGATAACCATCCCCGCAAACAAGCGCGGGTATTGGATGCCACCATGAGTTATATAGACGTGGGCCAGGGCGATCCGGTCGTATTCCTGCACGGCAATCCCACTTCTTCTTTTCTCTGGCGCAATATTATTCCCTGGCTCAGCAAATACCGGCGCTGCCTGGCTCCCGACCTGATCGGCATGGGCCAATCCGGCAAATCTCCCGGTAAGTCCTATCGGTTCGTGGACCATGCAGCTTACCTCGATGCGTGGTTTGAATCGGTAGGACTGGAGAAAGATATCATCCTCGTACTGCACGACTGGGGTTCTGCCCTGGGCTTTCACCGTGCCTTCCGTTTCCCGGAGCAGATCAAGGGCATTGCTTATATGGAAGCCATTGTGCAACCCCGCTTATGGAGCGATTTTCCCCATGGCCGTGATGCTATTTTCCGCGCGCTGCGTTCTGAGAAAGGAGAGAAAATGATATTGGAGGATAATTTCTTTATTGAAACCGTACTACCCAAAAGTATTATCCGTACCCTTGCTCCCGAAGAGATGGACGCCTACCGCGCTCCCTTCCAACATCCGGAGCACCGGCTGCCCACCTTATCATTTCCCCGGGAAATTCCCATTGAAGGTGAACCACCCCATATTGTTGCTGTGGTAGAGCAATACGGAAAGTGGATGGCTGAAGCCCCATTCCCTAAATTGCTGATCAGTGCCGAGCCGGGGGCATTACTGGTAGGCCGTGCATTGGACTTTGCCAGGACCTGGCCCAACCAACGCGAAGTATCAGTAAAGGGAATACATTATATTCAGGAAGATTCACCTGCTGAGATCGGGGAGGCCGTAAGAGAATTTGTGCTGAATGATTGCCTTGTATAA
- the pdxR gene encoding MocR-like pyridoxine biosynthesis transcription factor PdxR, translating to MAKESPEIILAGIKLSRQLATPLYLQLYEQLRAMILAGRLRPGDRLPPGRNLAKELGVARVIVSQAYEQLVMEGYVTGKTGAGTFVAEKLPDHLLNATRNGQVPSKATAPPVKPLAARPAENAQTGSRIEAVPFQVGMPALDQFPYKLWQQSGNQVLKNFKQAHLGYEDTLGCWNLRKAIAAYLRIARAVTCEAEQVIVVTGSQQGLNLVVECLLNKGDKVWMEDPGYHGARIAFTNAGVIPCPIPIEADGLNVAHGVQHFPDAKLAYVTPSHQFPMGCTLSHGKREQLLDWARQQQSWILEDDYDSEFRYEGRPLPSLQGMDTGGRVIYSGTFSKVLFPGLRLAYIVLPTVQMVNEFKRVKDNQDRQSPVMEQLILCDFMEGGYFLRHIRKMRLLYAERQQQLLHLLQTHLKDQLRVSVAPSGMHVLCWLPEDIDMTKFKEAIQKERLAIAFVSYFTIQYKLSPAIMLGFTAYTKYKMKVGVEKLVLCLREACP from the coding sequence ATGGCAAAAGAATCACCAGAGATCATTCTTGCAGGCATTAAGCTTTCCCGGCAATTGGCCACGCCACTGTACTTACAATTGTATGAACAGTTGCGGGCGATGATCCTTGCTGGCCGGCTACGGCCTGGTGACCGCCTGCCACCCGGCAGAAACCTGGCCAAAGAGCTGGGCGTGGCGCGGGTGATCGTGAGCCAGGCCTACGAACAGCTGGTGATGGAAGGCTATGTAACAGGTAAGACGGGCGCCGGCACATTTGTGGCAGAAAAACTACCAGACCATTTATTGAATGCCACCCGCAATGGGCAGGTTCCTTCCAAAGCTACTGCCCCCCCTGTAAAACCCCTTGCAGCGAGGCCAGCAGAAAATGCACAAACGGGCAGCCGCATAGAGGCGGTCCCCTTCCAGGTAGGGATGCCTGCCCTTGATCAATTTCCTTATAAATTATGGCAGCAATCGGGAAACCAGGTATTGAAAAATTTCAAGCAGGCCCACCTGGGTTATGAGGATACCCTCGGCTGCTGGAACCTGCGCAAAGCCATTGCTGCCTACCTGCGCATAGCACGCGCCGTGACCTGCGAAGCTGAACAGGTGATCGTAGTAACCGGATCACAACAAGGGCTGAACCTGGTGGTTGAATGCCTGCTGAATAAAGGCGATAAGGTATGGATGGAAGACCCCGGTTATCATGGCGCAAGGATCGCTTTTACCAATGCAGGCGTAATACCCTGTCCAATACCTATAGAAGCCGATGGGTTGAACGTAGCACATGGCGTGCAGCATTTTCCGGATGCGAAACTGGCCTATGTGACGCCTTCCCACCAGTTCCCCATGGGGTGTACTTTATCGCATGGGAAGCGGGAGCAGTTATTGGATTGGGCCCGGCAACAGCAAAGCTGGATACTGGAAGATGATTACGACAGTGAGTTTCGCTATGAGGGAAGGCCATTGCCCAGCCTGCAGGGTATGGATACCGGCGGACGCGTCATCTACTCCGGTACATTCAGTAAGGTATTGTTTCCCGGATTAAGACTTGCCTATATCGTGTTGCCTACTGTACAAATGGTCAATGAGTTCAAGCGCGTAAAAGATAACCAGGACCGGCAATCGCCGGTGATGGAACAGCTGATCCTCTGTGATTTTATGGAAGGCGGTTATTTCCTGCGGCATATCCGCAAGATGCGCCTGCTCTATGCAGAACGCCAACAACAATTATTACACCTGCTGCAAACCCATTTGAAAGATCAGCTCCGTGTGAGCGTGGCGCCATCGGGCATGCATGTGCTGTGCTGGCTGCCGGAAGACATCGATATGACAAAGTTCAAAGAAGCCATTCAAAAGGAGCGGCTGGCTATTGCTTTCGTGAGTTATTTTACCATACAATATAAGTTGTCCCCGGCCATCATGCTGGGCTTTACCGCTTATACCAAATACAAAATGAAAGTGGGGGTGGAGAAGTTGGTGCTGTGCCTGCGGGAGGCTTGTCCTTAA